The Chryseobacterium sp. G0186 genome includes the window ATAACGATGGTCCTCTCACATTCAAGAAATTTAATACAGATAATATTATGGATTACTACTCTCCATCTACAGATATTATCGCTAAGCAAACCTATAAATGGCAATGGGATATCTTAAAAAAAATGATTTAATTATGAAAATAATTGTTGTATGGATTTTACTGTCTTTCTTTAATTGTAGTGATGGTAATAAAGGAAAATCGGTTTCAAAACAAAATATAACATCATCCGTAAACACCAATTTACAAATGACAAAATTTGATATTGCTAAATATGAAGCGAATATAAAAAAAGATCCCTCTTATGAAGGATATGCTAAGGACAAAAATACGTATGTAAAACAATACCATGTTATCAAGGACGGATATGTTGAAGATACCTATACAAAAAGCATTGTACAGAATTATGTAGAAGAAGTCATTACCAATGATAGATTGAGGGATATATATACTTTCGACAACGCAGGTACATTGCAGTCTGTTAAACATTATTTCGGAAACAATTTAGAGATCGGAAAATGGGAGTTTTATCAGAATGGAAACCTGGTGAAAACAGAAGACAAGGATGAACATTATGCATTCGATCTGAAAAAAGTATTACAATATGGCAAGGATAAAAAAGTAGACTTTACCAAAACGGGAGAGATCTTAAAAACACAATCCAAAAAAGACAATGCCTATGTTTGGGAAATCAATTGGAATACAGGGAAAATAGCGGGTGACGGAGAATCTTATTTATTTAAAAAGGCAATCCTTAATGGAAATACAGGAGCTGAGCTAAGTATAACAGAGTATACTTTGAATCCGCTTGCACGATAACATAAAGTTCATTATTTGATTAAAATGATTGCCAATGAATAATATCACTACCCACTTAAAGTATTTTTCAAAATTATCCGCTGTATTTATTTTTAATGTATTAAAAATCTATGCAATTGGAGTTCTGTCAACCGTGATCACTTTGGTATTGGGGATTTATCTTTTATCCAATAGTTTAGGATCATCATTAGGACATAGTGGTGTCTTGGCATTCTTGGTGGCCACAGTAATGGCTAAACCGGTATCAGCCGGACTTTTCTATTTATTAATCATTGCTGCACCATTCTGTACTGTTATTTTTGCCACAAAATATGGAATGTCAAAGATCATCAGCAGGCTCATACAGGATCATTCAAAAACCATTGTAGTCCCTTTTATCGATAAGATTCTTGAAAAATTTCAGGCCAGTCAGCCGGTTGTGGTTCGTACAAGTGCAGATTATGCCTTGGCAAAGGTTAAACTTTTAAATGAATTCAAAAACAGTTCAGAGAATAATATCCTCAAACGTATTCTGGGGTATGCCTTACAAAAAGTGAAGTTTGATGAACTGAATCTGAGTGATGAAAATACCAACTTTTATGATATTATAAAAGCCACTCTGATTGAAAAGCTACATGAACTGGCAGAACCATCAGCCTTATTATTTTATATCTACATAGGGCTTCAGTGGCTGAGCTTAATCCTTATATATTTTTTGAATATATAAAAATAATGTTTTGATAACCATTATTGGTATTTTTTATGTTTGGGAAAAAGACATTTAAGATAAAAAAACACGGTTATTACTTCTCTAATTGAAGAATTAACTATCTTTATCATGTTTAGAATAAAATATTTAATTTTAGCAAAACAAAAGAGAGCCCCTTTTGATTCATAGATCATTAATGATGAAAAAAGTAGAGACTCCAGACATCAAATAATCTGAAAAAGATCATCAACAGAACGCAAATATATTAATATAAGAAAAATTATAAATGGGAGTACTAGTAACCAACGAAACAGTAAAACAACTATTTCATATTGCTCAGTCGATAGCGAAGGAAAATTATAATGCCACCTACGGAGGTCCGCATATTTTGCAGGCTTTAATGCATAAAGATATTGGTCTTAATGAATTTCTAAAAAATATAGATAAAGATCCTGGCTATTTCTACGAATGGGCAGATGTTCGTATTGAAGAATATCCTAAAACCAATCACCTCCCCGATGAGGTAAGTCCGGATGATGCCATAGATACCCTTATAGAAGAAGCAGATGATATCCGGTTAAAATTGGGACTGGATGAGGTAACTCCCATCTGTATCCTTACAGCCATCGTAAAACCTCAGGTTGTATTTTCGTTGCAGCAATTGAAGTCACTTCCATTGAGAGAGCATGATATTTTTAACCTGTATAGAAAAGATACACCTTTTGCAGTGTCAGAGAACGGGGATTTTGCATCATTATTTTCAAATAATGGCTCAGACTTTACAGATTCATCCTTTCCATCCATTAAAAGCTATTGTGTAGACAGAACAGCACAGGCCAGAAACGGAAATCTCGAAAATATCATCGGTAGAGATAAAGAACTGAGAATGTTGGTGGAAATTCTTTGCCGTAGAAGTAAACCGAATGTCATCATCATTGGAGAACCAGGCGTTGGAAAAACAGCCCTTGTAGAAGGGTTTGCCATTGAAATTACAAAAGGAAATGTTCCGGAAATGCTTAAAAATGGTACCCTTTTAGAATTGGACACCGGAGCATTGTTAGCAGGAACATCGTATAAAGGAGAAATAGAAGACCGTCTGAAAAAGGTGATCACAGAATGTAAGAAAATTGAAAAAGCAATTCTTTTCATTGATGAGATCCATACCCTGTTAGATCCAAAGGGAAGCATCGGAAACGTAGCCAATCTTCTGAAGCCGGAACTGGCCAGAGGTGAGATTACCGTAATCGGAGCAACCACTCAGGAAGAATACAGGAAGATTATTGAACCGGAACAGGCTTTTAACCGTCGTTTCGAAGTGCTGACAGTCAATGAACCGGATGAAAAAACCTGCGTGAAAATGATTGACGTTCTTCTTGATGGCTATAAAAAACACCACGGCATTGAAGTAGAGAAAACAGCTATTCCGGAATGTGTACGTTTGGCAAAAAGATATGCAAAAGGTAAAAAATTACCGGATGCTGCCATTGATTTGTTAGACAGAACGATGGCTGCCATCAAAATGTTGGATGAGCTTTCCGAAAAAGAACTTGCAAGCTGGAAAGAAAGTTATGATGCTATTTTAACAGAAGAATACCTCGATAATAAAGATCAGGCAGACGAAATGATCTGGACCTACAATTTATTGAGAGACAAAATAAGCCCTATTCTATGGGGATCACTCAGTGAGCAGCCTGACATTGATAATTCAATGCCAATAGATCAGATTCAGAAGATCATTGAAGATACGTATGCTGAACTTTTACAGCATGCTGCCAAGAAGAGAGAAAAAGTAGACCGTCTGGAATTGGCCGCTGTAATGGCTGCAAAAACCAATATTCCTATTGGAAAAATTCAGGCTCAGGAAAAAGAAAAGCTCCTGAATATGGAGTCGCTTCTATTAAATAGAGTCGTAGGTCAGGATCACGCACTGAAAATTCTTTCCGATGCTATTGTTGAAAACCGAAGTGGATTAAATAAACCGGGACAGCCTATCGGTTCGTTCTTCCTTTTGGGACCTACCGGAACAGGAAAAACAGAACTTGCAAAATCAATGGCAGAATTACTATTCAACGATGAAAAGGCAATGGTTCGTTTCGATATGTCGGAATTTAAGGAAGAACATTCAGCAGCATTGCTTTATGGAGCGCCTCCGGGATATGTAGGATATGAAGAAGGGGGAATGTTGGTCAACAAGATCAGACAGCAGCCGTATACCGTTGTTTTATTTGATGAAATTGAAAAAGCCCACCATTCTGTTTTTGATGTATTCCTTCAGATCATGGATGAAGGAAAGGTACATGATAAACTAGGAAAAGAAGGGGACTTCAGCAATGCATTGATTTTATTCACTTCCAATATCGGAAGCGAAGAAATTGTAAAACAGTTTGAAGAGGGAAAAATTCCTGAATCATCTTCATTGATGCAGATTATGTCAAATTCAGGAAGATTCAGACCAGAGTTTCTGGCCAGAATTACAGAAATTATTCCTTTTGCACCCATTACAGAATCTATTGCAGAAAGAATCTTCAATATCCAGTTGAAATCACTTCATACTTCATTAACAAGACTGGGGATTGCATTAAAAATTACAGATGATGCAGTAAGAAACCTTGCATTAGGTGGATTCAGCAGTAAATACGGAGCCAGACAAATTTCCGGAGTAATCCGTGCTCAGCTGGCAAGACCTATTTCCAAAATGATTGTAAGAGAAGAAGTAAAATCCGGACAGACTATTCATGTAGACTGGAATCAGGAAGAAGAAAAACTAAGCTGGAAAGTAGAGTAAATTAAAAAATGAAAAGGCTGACTGGCAACTCTGCTCTTTAGCCTTTTTACGATCAATACATTTAAGATGAAAACTATTGTCAAAAATATCTTTACAGGTATAATGCTTTTAGGAACTGTTGCCTTGGTAAACGGACAGTTTCTTGCAGCTTCAGATACCTCAGAGAGCAGCGTGAGGAAATATCAGGGAATCATTAACTCTAACAAGGATTTGGTTGAGTTTATTGAGCAGTTGCTCTTACAGAAAGGGCTTCCCAAGCATTTGAGAAACCTGGCCCTAATTGAATCCCACTTTAACAGGAATATTACCTCAGGAGCCGGAGCGGTAGGAGTCTGGCAGCTTATGACGGCACATGCCAACCAATATGGCCTTTCAGAGCAGAATCGTACCGATGTTTATAAAAGTACAAAGACTGCTGTAATTTCGCTGGCTAATCTTTATAAAAAGTACAATAACTGGGTAACAGTAGTAGCTGCCTACAACTGCGGAGAGGGGAATATTGCAAAAGCCATGCAGGCCGCAGGTTCTACGCAATACCATGAGTTCTCTCAGTATCTTCCGGGAGAGACGATAAACCACGTGAAGAAATATTTGAATGCATGCTATGCAACAGGAGAACTTCAGAGTGTGCTAAGCAATTATAATTCCTCCAGGATTAATAAAGTTTTCTTTGAAGAGGGAAACCGAAAAGTAACAAGTGCCGCTCTTTCCGAAACAGAAATTAATGCAGGATTCAGCCTGAAAGTCATTGCTGATGAACTTGATGTTGAGGTAGACAAAATTCTTGCCTGGAACCCGGGGATAACAGAAGAATTGCAGAGAAAAGGAGAAAGCACTTTTTATCTTCCTGTAGATCTGATGCCTGATTTTCTGCTAAGAAAAAATAAGATACTTACCCGATCTATAAAAGAAGGAAATAGTTTTCAACAGTAAATCTATTTATACCTAAAAAAATATGGCCGTACTTTTTAGTGACGGCTTTTTTTATTTTGTTAAAGCTTGCTAAATTCTATTAAAAAATCTTAATATTTCTCATTTGTGTGGAAAAAGTTTCTTTTTGTCAGTGCTTTGTGAATATTGTAAAGTGTTTATTATAAGGTGTTTTAAGGAGGTTGTTAAATCCAAAGTCGTAGAATTACTACAAAAAGTCGTAGAACTACTACAATTTTTCAGATTTATGTTTAAAAGTTTTTTTTACCAAAAAAGAGCCTCTATATTTGCTACACAATCACTGAATCACAAAATATTATTAACGATTAAAATTTACAAATCATGGCAGAAAGAAATTCAAGAGGAATCTTAAAATTCAACAACGGAGAAGGACAGAAATTATTAAAAATGAACTACAGTGTAGCAAGAGCTACAGACGTTTCAGGACGTGTAGCATCAGATCCTTCTAACGCATTAATCAAGGTTACAGTAGAAGCTACTGAAAAATCTGACATCCTTGAAAGCTTACTGAATGGAAAATATAAGCCTACAGTAGGAGAAATTACTTTCAACAAATCTCACGAAGAGGGAACACTAATCACTTTGAACTGGCAAAACGGTTACGTAATTCAGCACGAAGTAGATTTCGATGCAGTTGACAGCAACAGTATGCTCATCAGTTTTGTAGTAAGTGCTGAAACAATTGACTACGGTACTTCTCAATACGCTGGACTGTGGCCTTCATCAGGTAAATAAGCCTATTCATCATCTTAGTAAAAATAAAATTGGTACAGGACAGTGCACTCGAAAGAGTATGCTGTTCTGTTTTTTCATATAAGGGAATAAAGAAATTGCTGCCTTAGAGAAAGACCATGAGACCAACCTTATATTTTTTGATTCTGTATATGCTGTTCTTCAGCAGTTTATTTAATATTTAACTTAAACACAAAACGCTATGTTTCAGGATGACAAAACAATTAAAGTAGAAAGCCCAAGGAATGATATAAAAGAAGGACAACAGGGAGTAAGCACTGCACAAGGAGCAAATATGTTTATGAACCAAACCCTGGTTCCCAATAATCCCTCCATCACTGAAAATAAAGTGTGGGCGAAACAGCCGACCTCAAAAATACATAATGCTGAAGCCATTGCTGAAAGTTTTATTGCAGGAATCAATCGTGTGGTAAAATTAGATGTGGTAGTTGAAGGGCAGATTATCAAGCACTTTAAACATTTTAAATTGGTGCAGAGTGCAGCTAAACACCATGAGTTTAGTCTGACATTGGCACACGATACATTGGGAAGTGCTGAAAACCATAATTTACAAGAAGCACAGAACTTCCTGGGAAAACGTATCACAGTAGTCTTCAAATATAAAGATATTGATAAAGGAGCTGAGCGTAATTTTGTAGGAGTCGTTACAGAAGTTGGATTCAGTCAGGAAAAAGGAAGTCTTGGGAATATTGTCCTTAAGGGCTATAGTCCTACCGTACTTTTAGATGCAGCCCCTCATATCCAGAGTTTTGGAGGAAGCCAGCCGGTTAGTCTGAACAGTATTGCTGATCATGTGATCAGAGAAGGACTTGGCCAAAATAAGTTTGACTTCAGGGTAGATGCCCAGCATGGAAATGTTTCCTATAGCTCGCAATATGAAGAAACCCATTATAACTATCTTGCCAGAATGGCTGAAGCATATGGTGAACAGTTTTACTACGACGGGGAAGTTCTTCATTTTGGAAAGCTGCCGCCTCAGGAAAAACCTGTGAAACTGACCTACGGAAGCAGTGTGAGTGATATTGCTATCAAAATGAAAGCGCAGCATGTAAGCCCTTCTTTTTATGGATATAACAGTAGCAAACACGAGAAACTGACTACCGGAAGTTCCAAGATCAACCATACCTCAGATATTGCAAGACGTGCCTACGAAATATCAGAAAAAACCTTTACCACGCCATCTTTAAGAGTAGCCCCGATAAAAGCATCATCTTTTATGGATATTGATGCCTCACAGAAAGGAACTGCCGGAAGTAAGGCGTCAGAGGTTTTTATCACCTCAGGAACAACTACCGTTCCTTTCCTGTATCCGGGATGTACCGCAGATATTGAAATGCGTAAGTCTGAAAGTAATGAAACTTCTTATTTCACTAAGCTGATGATCATGGAAGTTACCCATGAAGTGGATGCAAGAGGATATTATGATGGTAAGTTTGAAGCCATTGCGGCAGATACAGGATTTATTCCGCGTCCTGAATTTGAACAGCCAAGAGCTGAAGCCCAGTTTGCAAAAGTAATTTCCAATACAGACCCACAAAATCAGGGACGGGTTCAGGTACAGTTTGACTGGCAAAATGGCCCGGATATTACAGAATTTATCCGTGTTATGTCTCCTGATGCCGGAAGCAGTGATAAGGTAAGTAAAAACCGTGGTTTCATGTCTATTCCTGAAGTAGGCGACCAGGTTATCATTAACTTCGTACATCAGCATCCTGATCGTCCGTTTGTAATGGGAGGAATGTTTCATGGGAATATAGGTGCCGGAGGAGGTGCCGGAAATAATGTAATGAGCTTTAGCGGAAGAAGCGGAGCCGAACTAAAATATGACAATGGTGCAGGGTCCATGAATCTTAAAGATCAGGGCGGAGCCAATATGTTTTTTGACGGGGCTGGAAATGTTGTACACAATGCCAATAATGACAGTACTAAAACCGTTGGTAATGATAAAACCGATAAAATTGGTAATAATAAGAAATTAGAAGTTGGTTGTGATCACATTGCAGATGTTGGAAATACTCATAAAGTAGCGGTAGGAGGCAAGAATAGTGTATTTACAATGGATAATACAGGAACTATTGATTTAACAGGAACTAAAAAAATTACAATTAAAGTAGGAGATAGTAAAATTGAGATTACAGGTTCTAAAATTATGATTACAAGTACTGAAGTGGAAATAAAAGGAAGCGGATCTTCTCAAGCAATATTTAATGGTAGCACAACAATCTCTGGAAGTCAAATCATAGAAAACTAAGAATAAACATTGGAAGTACATAAATATTATATAAAAAAGACAGATACGTTAGTTTCAATAGCTCAGGAACTTGGACTATCAGCTTCTGATCTGAAGGAATTTCATAACAAAAATTCAAAGCCGCATGAATGGATAAAAGTAGACAATACTTTGCCTGTCTGGTCAGAATATATCATGATCCCGGATTCTGTTGAGGTACTTAAAAGAAAACAAGAAGATTTACTATCTCCTGAAAAAATTATTCTTAAACAAAAGGTAATTGCAGAAAGCAAATATACCATTCTGCAAAAGATAGATATGCAGGTTTCTGGTAACAGTATGGTTGACTCAGAAACAGAAATAGTTTGGGAATGCAGTAAAAATAAAAATGAAGAAAGTTTCCATATTGACATCAAGCAGAAATCGCATCAGGTAAAATATATCAAATCTATTTATCGCCAGCTTGCAGAATATATGCAGAAATTCAACAGACCCATGGAACATCTTATCATAGAACTTTTTTCTGATGGGAATATAAAAGCAGTTCTTAACCAGAATGAAATTAAAGAAACCTGGAATATTCTGAAAACTGAACTGGAACCAGAACTGGGAGATACAATTGAAGAAAAAACAATGATAGAAGGAGGAGATAAGGATTTTAGCAATACCCTCCCTCTAATAAAAAATAACATTCTCTATTGCCTTTTTCTAAAGGATGTCTACGGTGAATACTTAGAATTAAACCAGTTTATTGAAACAGGAAAACAAGAATATTCATCACAGCTTTTTGGCAACGAAAAGGTTTTTTTAAATGTAAAACGTAAGGTTGAAAAAGATAGCGGAATAGCAATAATAAAATTTTATGCCGAATCGGATTCCGATAAAAATGGGCATTTGAGAGAGATTTATAATACTAAATTAAAAGACTTTTTACAGGCACATTATGAATATTCCCTTACCTGGTCTGTAGAATATCACATAGACATAGAAAAAGGAAAGATGATTTTGTGTCGTTCCAAGATTAAAGAACAGGCAAACAGCAAATACAGTCACTTGATGGAACATGAAATAGTGTTAAATTAAAAATTGAACAACAATGAGTAAATTATATGTGCCAGACGGAGCTTGGTTGGTATGTTCCAAGGGAATGAAAAAACAACAAATAAAAGTTACAAGCCAAAGTACGGTAACAATTGCTGGAGGATATCTTAAAGCAACCGTAGATGATCGTCCGGGTGGAAATTTCATTTGTGGTAAAATGATGCTTTTTGGAGCAGTTGCAGGGCTTGTTGTGGGGGCTGCTTTTGTTGTGGGAACCGTTGCTACAGGAGGTGCTCTAGCCATTGGAGCAGGAGCGACTATCGCTGCCGCCGCTGCCGGTGGGGCTGCACTTGGAGGAATTGCCGCATTAGTTCCTTCAATATGTGGAATGTTACTGAAAGACTGGACTCCTTACGATAAAGATGTATTGACTGTTGGCAAAAATCCTTTATTGGAAAGCTCACAAATCCCATGTCGTTTTGGAGGAAATGTCATTATTTTATACTCCGAAAAGGCAGCAGATGAAATGACCGATGTAATTATTGGTGATACTGCAATCGGAGTACTAGGAACCATTGCTTTTGGATATATTATGGGACCTGCAATGAAGGCACTGGGTACAGCAGCCGGAACTGCACATGTTCTATATAAGACATTTGGATTTATAGCCTCAAGAAATTATGTTTCTGGGGTAGTTGGAGCCGGAATAGTTGCTTATAGTGGAAATGAGGTTCTAAATAAAGGAAAAGAATATCTTTATGATCAGGTTCCGCTTCCAGGTACAGAAAGAACTTATGGAGACTATGTAAAAGGGTTCGATACCGATGTGGAAAAATTAAAAGATGCCGGACTTCAAAAGCAACCCGATAGCCAATACAAATCTCCTACTGACTTAGCAAATGATATGGGATCAGCTTCTGACATGGGGCAAAAGGCTGTGGGAGACAGGACTTCATCATTTGAACAGCATAGGACCACACGTTTTGTTAGATTGGATGATATTGTAGAGACAGGTTCAACCAGTAATGCAACATATGGAAGAATTCCCAATTCTATTGAAGGAAGAGCACCTGTAATACAACCAGAACGTCCCGTTGTCATTAATCAGGATTATGGAGGAAGATACCAGGAAGGCTATTGGGCTCAGACTACCAATAATACACAATACGATCGATTGAAAGCTTCAGATGCCTTAAGAACAGGAGGGAGTGCTGCCTTACATTTTGGAAAAGATCAGATTAGCAGACCTGGATTTGATAAAGATGGTACCAAAGGAGGAGGTCTGTATTTTGGTCTGATCCAGGATATGGGAAAAGCGGTCAGCAACTTTCTATTGGAGGGGCAGGCAAAAGATGTACTTGAAGCAATGCAGAACGAAGAGGCGGCAGCAAGAAAAAGTATAACAGTATTGGCAGGAAGAGACTAAAATTCATGAAAGAGATTTCTCGTAAATTAATCGTTATATTTTCAGGTGTATGGCTCATTTATTTTTTTTATTCAATAGGAGTGTCAATTTATGATGCTAATCATGTAAAAAGAACAGATTGGTCAGAGGCAAGAAATATCAGTTCAAATTACAACGGATATAAAGCAACAATAGTTACTTCTGCGTTTCAGAAAGGTAATGTGAAAATAGAAAGGAGCTACGGATATTTTACTCAAGGATTGAGCGTTTTTCTATGGAAAATTGACAAGGAAGCCCCCGTTTTGGATATTTCTTTTTATGTGAAAGATGCCGATTTTAGGAATGTTAAAAGTAATACACCCTCTTATCGGAATCTGTTATTTTCTGACAAGAAAAAGGTCAGTCCCGTTGCTTTTTTTGGATTAAGAAAAATAGGAGAATCTCCATCCGCAATCCTGCTGTTTCTGGATTTGTGGAAATATAATTACTCACTTGGAATTTCATTATTGATCATGTTTTTACCCATACCATTGGTAATAATTATAAAAAAAATCTTTAACCATAAGAATTTTGAACTGGAAGAAATGTATAATATAAAAGGGCATAAAAGGATAAATCAAATATTTATTTTATTTTTAGCTACTTTATTTCTCAGATTTTTGGTTTAATAAAATAATATGAAAAAATTGATTCTTGTAATAATAGGGATTATTGCCATTTTGGGCGTAATCGTTATCGCTAAAAATAATTATGTTTTCTCGTTTGGAGATACAGAACGAATAGATAAAGGTTGGAAAGCATATGAAAATAAGGAATATAGTTTTGCAATTACACAATTTGTAACTGTAGATTTCAAAAAGCATCCTGAAGTGGTAATGCCATTAGCAGATTCATACCTGGAAATTGGAGAGCCTTACAATGCCATTCAATATCTGGAACCTGCCTACAAAAGCAAGGATTACCATTCAGCTGATCTTTCAAAAATTACAAATATGCTAGGAATTGCCTATACCAAAAGTGGTGATTACAAAAAAGCCAGAACTTTCCTGGAGGAATCAATTAAGCTCGGGAATTCCAATAGCCAGCAGAATCTTCAGATCCTGGAATCTCTGGAACAAAATCAAAATAAATAGAATATTTTAACATTATATATCTCTTAGTAGTGTAATAGATGTTGTTTTATTGCTAATTTTCAATTATTGTTAAAATATTCATTAATAAAGAATTGTAGTGGTGTTTAAGTCTACTTGTCGTAGAATTACGACATGAAATCGTAGAACTACTACAATTTTTCAGATTTACTCTCAAAAGCTTTTTTTTCATTTGCAACGGGTTTATCTTTGTTCTATAATTATTGAATAACAAATATTATTAACGACTAAAATTTACAATCATGGCAGAAAGAAACTCAAGAGGAATCTTAAAATTTAACGGAGGTGAAGGACAAAAACTATTAAAGATGAACTACAGCGTATCCAGATCTACAGATGTATCAGGACGTGTAGCATCAGATCCTTCTAATGCATTAATCAAGGTTACAGTAGAAGCTACTGAAAAATCTGACATCCTTGAAAGCTTATTGAACGGAAAATATAAGCCTACAAAAGGAGAAATCACTTTCAACAAATCTCACGAAGAAGGAACATTAATTACCTTGAACTGGGAAAACGGATATGTGATTCAGCACGAAGTAGATTTCGATGCAGTTGATAGCAACAGTATGCTAATCAGTTTCGTAATCAGTGCTGAAACAATTGACTACGGTACTTCTCAGTACGCTGGACTTTGGCCATCATCTGGTAAATAAGCCCGTACAACTTAAAAACAAATCAAAACAGTATACTCATTGGAGTATACTGTTTTATTTTTGCAAAAAAACAATTAAAAACTAAACAAAATGTTCAGACAAATTCTGCTTACTCTTACTTTTACAATCTCTTTTATTTCCCTGCATGCACAGAATAGTTCCACTTTATATAAAGGAATGGTTAACGGAAAAATGCCTGTAACCTTATTTTTACAAAGTGTAGAAAATGGCTGTGGGGGAGATCCTTATTATAATGCAATGTATCGTTATGAAAAAGTAAGCAACTGGCTGCAGTTGAGCGTTACAGAAGGAGTAAAACAGCAGTTTGCAATGGTAGAAGAAGGCTTTACGGGATTAATGATTTTAAAAAAAGAAGGAGACGTGATGAGTGGAACATGGATAAGCCCTGATGGTAAAAAACAAATTCCTGTGGAGTTGAAAAAAGCGACTATCAGCAAAAAAGATATGGAAAGCTATGAGGACAGAATGGAAAAACTTAACTATGAAAACCATGATTGCTAAACGAGATTGTTAGATGTTAGAACTGAAACCTTTAATCTAAATGAGGGAGTGCCATATCTAATATTTCAAAATCTTATCCCTCGAAACGCTTCTTACAAATAGTAACTTATTCTCCTATTTTCTTATATTTGTTCATTATAGATACTATGGACGCAACACAAGATAAAAGGCTGTTTCTCATCGATGCCTATGCGATGATTTTCAGAGGATATTACGCACTGATCAGAAATCCAAGATTAACCAGTACAGGACTGGATACCTCTGCTATTTTTGGTTTTACCAACTCCTTGATTGAATTGATCAGAAGAGAAAAACCAAGTCATTTAGCGGTGGTTTTTGATGTGGGTAGAGCAAGCGTAAGAACTGATGATTATGCAGATTATAAAGCCAACAGAAGTGAAACTCCTGAAGCAATCAAAATTGCTGTTCCATACATTCACAGAATTCTGGAAGGAATGCATATTCCAATTCTAGGAGTAGAAGGATATGAAGCCGATGATGTAATAGGTACTATCGCCTGCAAAGCAGAAAAAGAGGGATATACTACTTTTATGGTAACTCCGGATAAAGACTTTGCACAGCTGGTTACAGACAAAATAAAGATTTATAAGCCAGCTTTAAAAGGTGGAGATATAGAAATTCTTGGAGTAGATGAAGTAAAGGCAAAATATGAAATTGAAGACCCTAAGCAGGTGATAGATTATTTGGCCATGATGGGGGATGCCGTAGATAATATTCCGGGATTGGATGGAGTAGGCGAAAAGACTGCTATGAAGTTCCTAAAAGAATTCGGAAACATAGAAAATCTATTGGCCAATACCGATAAGCTGAAAGGAAAACTTAAAGAAAAAGTAGAAGCTTCTGCAGAACGTGGAATTCTTTCCAAAAA containing:
- a CDS encoding ATP-dependent Clp protease ATP-binding subunit, whose translation is MGVLVTNETVKQLFHIAQSIAKENYNATYGGPHILQALMHKDIGLNEFLKNIDKDPGYFYEWADVRIEEYPKTNHLPDEVSPDDAIDTLIEEADDIRLKLGLDEVTPICILTAIVKPQVVFSLQQLKSLPLREHDIFNLYRKDTPFAVSENGDFASLFSNNGSDFTDSSFPSIKSYCVDRTAQARNGNLENIIGRDKELRMLVEILCRRSKPNVIIIGEPGVGKTALVEGFAIEITKGNVPEMLKNGTLLELDTGALLAGTSYKGEIEDRLKKVITECKKIEKAILFIDEIHTLLDPKGSIGNVANLLKPELARGEITVIGATTQEEYRKIIEPEQAFNRRFEVLTVNEPDEKTCVKMIDVLLDGYKKHHGIEVEKTAIPECVRLAKRYAKGKKLPDAAIDLLDRTMAAIKMLDELSEKELASWKESYDAILTEEYLDNKDQADEMIWTYNLLRDKISPILWGSLSEQPDIDNSMPIDQIQKIIEDTYAELLQHAAKKREKVDRLELAAVMAAKTNIPIGKIQAQEKEKLLNMESLLLNRVVGQDHALKILSDAIVENRSGLNKPGQPIGSFFLLGPTGTGKTELAKSMAELLFNDEKAMVRFDMSEFKEEHSAALLYGAPPGYVGYEEGGMLVNKIRQQPYTVVLFDEIEKAHHSVFDVFLQIMDEGKVHDKLGKEGDFSNALILFTSNIGSEEIVKQFEEGKIPESSSLMQIMSNSGRFRPEFLARITEIIPFAPITESIAERIFNIQLKSLHTSLTRLGIALKITDDAVRNLALGGFSSKYGARQISGVIRAQLARPISKMIVREEVKSGQTIHVDWNQEEEKLSWKVE
- a CDS encoding lytic transglycosylase domain-containing protein; this encodes MKTIVKNIFTGIMLLGTVALVNGQFLAASDTSESSVRKYQGIINSNKDLVEFIEQLLLQKGLPKHLRNLALIESHFNRNITSGAGAVGVWQLMTAHANQYGLSEQNRTDVYKSTKTAVISLANLYKKYNNWVTVVAAYNCGEGNIAKAMQAAGSTQYHEFSQYLPGETINHVKKYLNACYATGELQSVLSNYNSSRINKVFFEEGNRKVTSAALSETEINAGFSLKVIADELDVEVDKILAWNPGITEELQRKGESTFYLPVDLMPDFLLRKNKILTRSIKEGNSFQQ
- the tssD gene encoding type VI secretion system tube protein TssD; amino-acid sequence: MAERNSRGILKFNNGEGQKLLKMNYSVARATDVSGRVASDPSNALIKVTVEATEKSDILESLLNGKYKPTVGEITFNKSHEEGTLITLNWQNGYVIQHEVDFDAVDSNSMLISFVVSAETIDYGTSQYAGLWPSSGK
- a CDS encoding type VI secretion system Vgr family protein, which codes for MFQDDKTIKVESPRNDIKEGQQGVSTAQGANMFMNQTLVPNNPSITENKVWAKQPTSKIHNAEAIAESFIAGINRVVKLDVVVEGQIIKHFKHFKLVQSAAKHHEFSLTLAHDTLGSAENHNLQEAQNFLGKRITVVFKYKDIDKGAERNFVGVVTEVGFSQEKGSLGNIVLKGYSPTVLLDAAPHIQSFGGSQPVSLNSIADHVIREGLGQNKFDFRVDAQHGNVSYSSQYEETHYNYLARMAEAYGEQFYYDGEVLHFGKLPPQEKPVKLTYGSSVSDIAIKMKAQHVSPSFYGYNSSKHEKLTTGSSKINHTSDIARRAYEISEKTFTTPSLRVAPIKASSFMDIDASQKGTAGSKASEVFITSGTTTVPFLYPGCTADIEMRKSESNETSYFTKLMIMEVTHEVDARGYYDGKFEAIAADTGFIPRPEFEQPRAEAQFAKVISNTDPQNQGRVQVQFDWQNGPDITEFIRVMSPDAGSSDKVSKNRGFMSIPEVGDQVIINFVHQHPDRPFVMGGMFHGNIGAGGGAGNNVMSFSGRSGAELKYDNGAGSMNLKDQGGANMFFDGAGNVVHNANNDSTKTVGNDKTDKIGNNKKLEVGCDHIADVGNTHKVAVGGKNSVFTMDNTGTIDLTGTKKITIKVGDSKIEITGSKIMITSTEVEIKGSGSSQAIFNGSTTISGSQIIEN